The Helicoverpa armigera isolate CAAS_96S chromosome 25, ASM3070526v1, whole genome shotgun sequence genome has a window encoding:
- the LOC110374941 gene encoding juvenile hormone esterase translates to MTSVIHIVSLLAVLLAPALAVQVRVSDGLLEGERLINEYGGAEYFSFRGIPYAQPPLGNLRFKAPQPPTPWNNVRSAKEFGNNCLQYDLFIDKGKRSGDEDCLYLNVYTPEITPSEPLPVMVWIHGGGFVSGSGDDNVYGPKFLVRHGVILVTINYRLEVLGFLSLDTEEVPGNAGMKDQVAALRWVNKNIANFGGDPHNVTIFGESAGGVSVSYQVISPMSKGLFKRAIAQSGVSVGYWAQSYRPRERGFALARSLGLHTDNVTEVYEFLKVQPAESLVQIKAAVTYSEHERPNVEVYFSVTDEKQFGNNERFFYGDMVNAVSKNVHEGVDIMTGYTADEGLMGVAIFGQINSSLEQARSFPQFFVSYPMSLNLPVDDQLELGMKIRDYYFKNQISIPDDWEGLSRYYGMDIFSFPTVWWIRLIARTNKNKAYLYKFTVKSELNKAAHMMGLADILGDRQVVAHSDDLSYLFSSVHMPTFDMTTTPFLYIDRVCRLWVNFAKYGDPTPDASLGVEWKPYSLEKQDYLDLGNQLVAGNEPDAEEIKFWEDTLTEFGQRLYLDEDEDSVNSSRSALIPQDKLSALILLLFFFGQFLRL, encoded by the exons ATGACGTCAGTGATACATATCGTGTCACTTCTAGCAGTGTTGTTGGCGCCGGCGCTTGCCGTGCAAGTGAGAGTGAGCGATGGCTTGTTGGAGGGAGAGCGACTGATCAACGAGTATGGCGGTGCTGAGTACTTCAGCTTTAGAGGAATCCCGTATGCGCAGCCACCTCTCGGAAATCTCAGATTCAAG GCTCCACAACCTCCGACCCCGTGGAACAATGTCCGCAGCGCCAAGGAGTTTGGTAACAATTGTCTGCAGTACGACTTGTTCATAGACAAAGGAAAGCGAAGTGGCGATGAAGATTGTCTGTATCTCAACGTGTACACTCCTGAGATCACTCCCAGCGAGCCTCTGCCAGTCATGGTCTGGATCCACGGAGGAGGCTTCGTCTCCGGCAGTGGGGATGACAATGTATACGGACCTAAGTTCCTTGTGAGACACGGAGTTATTTTAGTCACGATTAACTACCGACTCGAAGTTCTTGGTTTCCTTTCCTTAGACACAGAAGAAGTCCCTGGAAACGCAGGAATGAAAGATCAAGTGGCCGCGCTCAGGTGGGTCAATAAAAACATCGCCAACTTCGGTGGAGACCCTCACAACGTTACCATATTCGGTGAAAGCGCTGGAGGGGTCAGTGTCTCTTATCAAGTAATCTCACCAATGTCCAAAGGATTATTCAAGAGAGCCATAGCTCAGAGTGGTGTCAGTGTCGGTTATTGGGCGCAGTCATATAGGCCAAGAGAAAGAGGCTTCGCTTTGGCCAGGAGTTTAGGATTACATACTGACAATGTCACTGAAGTTTATGAGTTCCTGAAAGTTCAGCCAGCTGAATCACTCGTACAAATCAAGGCGGCAGTAACTTACTCCGAACACGAAAGACCTAACGTTGAAGTTTACTTTAGCGTGACTGATGAAAAACAATTCGGAAACAATGAGAGATTCTTCTACGGAGATATGGTGAATGCAGTGTCAAAAAACGTCCACGAAGGCGTAGATATTATGACAGGATACACGGCTGACGAAGGACTCATGGGTGTTGCTATCTTCGGTCAAATCAATTCAAGTTTAGAACAAGCTAGAAGTTTCCCACAATTCTTTGTATCCTACCCAATGTCGCTCAATTTGCCAGTTGATGATCAATTGGAACTTGGAATGAAAATCAGggactattattttaaaaatcagaTTTCAATACCTGATGATTGGGAAGGTCTATCAAGATACTACGGCATGGATATATTCTCATTCCCCACTGTGTGGTGGATTAGGCTAATCGCTCGCACGAATAAGAACAAGGCATATCTGTACAAGTTCACCGTCAAGTCCGAGCTGAACAAGGCTGCTCACATGATGGGATTAGCCGACATACTCGGAGACAGGCAGGTGGTCGCTCACAGTGACGATTTGTCATACTTGTTCAGTTCAGTTCACATGCCTACTTTTGACATGACCACGACCCCATTCTTATACATTGACCGTGTTTGTAGGCTGTGGGTCAATTTCGCGAAATATGG GGACCCTACTCCTGACGCATCGTTGGGTGTGGAGTGGAAGCCATACTCGCTGGAGAAGCAAGACTACCTGGACCTCGGCAACCAGCTGGTGGCCGGGAACGAGCCAGATGCCGAAGAAATAAAGTTCTGGGAAGATACTCTAACTGAATTCGGGCAGAGACTGTACTTGGATGAAGATGAGGATTCGGTCAACTCATCCCGGTCAGCACTCATCCCGCAGGATAAGTTGTCCgcattaatattattgttatttttctttggcCAATTCCTCCGGCTTTAA